In the genome of Ensifer sp. WSM1721, the window CGCAAAGGAATCGGTAAGATTTCTTAATTTTGTTAAATTCGGTTTAGGGTTCGTTAACCATATTTCCGTTAGCTGGCCGCAGCGAAACGATGAGTTAACCGAAGTGACCAATCGGTTAACAGGCATGAGGCTGATCATTGTTCCCCGGTGGTGACCCGGAATGTTCCTTTCATTCCATGCCATTGAGAGGCACTTAGACGATGACCAGCATCCTGACGAACACGGCGGCAATGGCCGCGCTCCAGACTCTTCGCGCGATCGACGACAGCATGGAGACGACCCAGGGTCGCGTTTCCTCCGGATTGCGCGTCGGCCAAGCCGCCGACAATGCCGCCTACTGGTCGATCGCCACCACTATGCGCTCGGACAATATGGCGCTTTCCGCGGTGCAGGATGCGCTCGGCCTTGGCGCTGCGAAGGTGGACACCGCTTATGCCGCGATGGAAAGCGCCATCGACGTCGTCAAGGAAATCAAGGCCAAGGTCGTGGCCGCCACGGAAGAGGGCGTCGATAAGGCCAAGATCCACGAAGAAATCAAGCAGCTTCAGGAACAGTTGATGTCGATCGCGCAATCGGCGTCCTTCAGCGGTGAGAACTGGGTTGCCGGCGGCGTCGGTACCGGGACCGGAACGCTCGATGCCGCTGTCGTTTCTGCCTTCGTGCGCGACTCCAACGGCGCCGTTTCCGTCAAGACGACGACTTATACGCTCGATGGCTTCACCGCGGGTTCCATGAACCTGCTCTTCGGCGGCGACGCAACGGGTGCCATCTCCGCCACGACCGGTATCCTTGGAACGATCGCGTCGAGCTGGACCACCGTAGACTTCGACACCGCCGTTGCCGGCACAACCCCCGCCGGCGCGGCGGTCGGTGCCATGTCTATCAACACGCTCAACATCACCAGCTTGACGACCGCAGAATTGGCTGAGGCTTTGACACTGGTGGAAGCCGGACTCCAGGCCCTGACCAGTGCTGCCTCGGAGCTTGGTTCGATTTCCATGCGCATCGGCCTGCAAGAGGAATTCGTCTCGACCCTCACCGATTCGATCGACTCCGGTATCGGTCGTCTCGTGGATGCGGATATGAACGAGGAATCGACGCGCCTGAAGGCGTTGCAGACGCAGCAGCAGCTCGCCATCCAATCGCTCTCGATCGCCAATACCAGCTCGGAAAACATCCTCCAGCTCTTCCGCCAGTAACGGGTAGATAGGCGCCTGCTCGCTTGCTCGCTCGCTATCAGTTCCAAGGTCGCGCGGTTACCGCGCGGCCTTGAATGTTTTCTGGCGCAACTTCATTGCAACGTTTGCAAGAAATTTCGTGGGAGCGGTGGGGCGAGAGCGCTGCGCTCAGGGCTTCGAAGCTTTACGAAGCATTTACTCATATTAATGACTCGTTAAGCGTTAACTGTTTGTTAACCATTTCGCGTTAACCGTTCGTTAAGAACGATGGTCTGGTCACCCAGGGCAAACAAGGTGCCAGCGTGCATGACGCCTCACCGTCGTTACCGGCCCTCCCGGAATGTTCCCATTCCTCCCCCCAGTTAGGGCGATAGCAAATGACCAGCATCATGACCAACGCCGCCGCGATGGCGGCATTGCAGACCTTGCGTTCCATCAACCGAAACTTGGAGGAAACGCAAAATCGTGTTTCCTCCGGCTATCGGGTAGAGACGGCTGCGGACAATGCAGCCTATTGGTCCATCGCGACCACGATGCGTTCGGATAATACGGCTCTTTCCACCGTTCAGGACGCTCTGGGCTTGGGCGCGGCAAAGGTCGATACCGCCTATGCAGCAATGGACACGGTCATTGATCTCATGAGCGAGGTTAAGGCCAAGCTGGTTGCTGCCCGAGAACCCGGCGTCGACAAGGACAAGATCAACAAGGAGCTTACCCAGCTCAAGGAACAGTTGGTATCCGCGGCGCAATCGGCGTCCTTCTCCGGCGAGAACTGGCTTTATAACAATGCTACCGCAGCGGTCGGCGTGAAATCGGTAGTCGCCTCGTTCAATCGCAGCGCTGATGGCAGCGTTTCGGTTACGACGCTCGATTATGACACCTCCACGTCCATATTGGTCGACGTCGTGGACCCGGCGCGCGGCATGCTCACCAAGGCGGTCGACGCGGATGCCCTGCAGCCCACTCCGACAGGCGTGCCGCGCAACTTTTTTCTCATCGACGCCGGTGCTGCTCCCGCTGGTGCCACTGAGATCGAGATCGACGACACGACCACCGATGCGCAACTCGACGACATGATCAGCGTCGTCGACGAGCTCATCAGCCAATTGACCGACTCCGCTTCGACGCTCGGCGCGATCACCAGCCGTATCGAGATGCAGGAAGGCTTCGTCGCCAATCTGATGGATGTGATCGACAAGGGTGTCGGCCGTCTCGTCGATGCCGACATGAACGAGGAATCGACGCGGCTGAAGGCACTGCAGACGCAGCAGCAGCTCGGCATTCAGTCGCTGTCGATCGCGAACACGACGTCCGAGAACATCCTCCGCCTGTTCCAGGAGTAAGAGGATCCGTCGCATGGGTCCGGACAAGCGCAGCCCCTCTCGACCATGCGGCCTTACGCTTCCTCGCACCCGCTTTCCGCCGTGCCGCCGGTCATCGGCATCGGAGGAAAAAGGTTGGACCGCGCTGTTGCCCTGGCGCGGTCCAACACCTTCATTTTCGCACAAGTTTGACCGGATAGCCTCCATTCCGCAGCAATTCAGAGTGCTACAGCGACCTGCGCGTCTGATCAGACGCGCGGCGCTGTGGACCGACTGCCGGCCAAGATGGTGTTGGCCGCCGCTTGCAGCGGTCGTCGCTTGGGCTCCGCCTTTTTGCGAACCGGTGCGCATCGAGAATGCTGGTCCTGTCGCTATCTCGTGCGAGGGGGCCGAAGGAGACATTTAAGACGTGTCAGGCTCTATGGATTTCCGGGCCATGAGGCAGCCTTTGCCGGCGAGGCAGGGAGCATCGACGCTGGTGGCGTGCCGGCCGGAGGCGTGCCGATGAGCGCGTCGCTTTCCCGTTACCTCAAGGATTTCAGCCCGCCGAAGATCGAACTCGCGCGGATGCCGCCGAAATATTTCCCGGATCTCGATGCCGATCTTCCCGACAATAATCGTGTAGGCATGAGGCCGGTCATGCCCGAGATCGACATCGACGCCGAGCGACGTGAGGCTTTTGCGCAAGGTCGCGCCGAGGCGAGTGCCGAACTCGCCTTCGAGCACCAGAAAGAAATCACCGAGCTCAAAGCCCGGCATGCCGAGGAACTCGAAGCGCTGACGCGGCGTCTGGAAGATGACGCCGCCCGGAAGCTGGCTGCCGCTTTCAGCGACATGACGGAGCAACTGGCGCTTGCGCTCGGCGATCAGGCGGCGCGTGTGCTGGCGCCGGTGATGGACGAGGCGCTCGTCAAGCGGGCGATCGAGAATCTCGCCGGCATGATCCGGCAGAGTCTTGCCGCCGGCGAGGGGCTTGCAATAACCGTCCACGGGCCGCTTGCGCTTTTCGAAGCGCTGAAAGCGCAACTGCCCGAGGCGACGGCGTTTCGCCACATCGAGGGTAGCGATGTCGATCTCACCGTTGAAATGGGCGAAGCCGTACTGGTGACCCGCATGGCTGCCTGGTCCGATACTGTGCGGAAGGTTCTGGCATGAGCGACGAGAGCCATCACAACGGCAAGAACGAAATCATCATCGTCAAGCGTTCCGCGGATGGTCATGACGGCCATCACGGCGGCTCGTGGAAGATCGCCTATGCCGACTTCATGACGGCGATGATGGCCTTCTTCCTGGTCATGTGGCTGATCAACGCCGCCAATGAAGAGACGAAGGCGGCGATTGCGGCCTATTTCAATCCGGTACAGCTTACTGATCAAAAGCCGTCTGAGAAGGGGCTCAAGGACCCGGCCAAAGACGCACAGGGCGAAGAAACGCAGGAGCGCTCCAAAGTCGACGGCGAACAGACGAAGTCCGGTGGTTCCGCCAAGTCCGGCGACCAGTTGACGGCGACGTCGGGCGAGGAAACCAAATATTCCGACGCCGACTTTTTCGAAAACCCTTACTCGGTTCTTTCCGAGATCGCCCGCGAGGTCGGCCACGAGGCCAATATCAGCATCAAGGGCGACGGCGGTGCCGCGCAGTCGGGACCGGCGACGGGCGCCTCCGGCGGGGAGGCCTATCGCGATCCCTTCGATCCGGACTTCTGGACCAAGCAGGTCGAAGTGAAGGACGGCGGCAACACGGCGGAGAGCGATGTCGCGGCAGCGGCGAACGCCGCCTTGGATAGCGCCGTCGGGCAGCAGGCCGAAGCAGAAAATCCGGCGAAGGCCGAAGGCGAAACCGCAAAAAGCCCGGACGCACCCGGAAGCGAAGCAGAAGCGAAAGACCGCAAGGAAGCCGAAGCCCTTAAGGCCGAGATCGAGAAGGAGGTCGGCGGCGAGGCGGGGCGCCTTCTCGAGGGGCTGGTGGTCACACCCTCCGAAGGCGGCCTTCTGGTGACGATCAGCGAACAGACGGATCAGCCGATGTTCGCCGTCGGTTCCGCTGTCCCGCAGAAGGAACTGGTGCTCGCCATGGAGAAGATCGGCCGGCTCCTTTCCGGGCGCCAGGGTGCCGTGGTCGTCCGAGGTCATACCGACGGGCGTCCCTTCAAGGACGGCACCTATGACAATTGGCGGCTCTCGGCGGCCCGCGCCCAGAGCGCCTACTACATGTTGGTCCGCGGCGGCCTGAAGGAAGAGCGCGTCAAGCAGATCAGCGGCTTTGCAGATCGGCGGCTGCAGGTGCCGAAGGATCCCTACGCGCCGGCCAACCGTCGGATCGAGATCCTGCTGCAGTCGGAGCAAGGGTGAGCGGGATGCTGAAGCGGCTCGGCGCTATCCTCGCGACATCGGCACTGGCGGTTCCGTTGGCGGTCGGTCTCGCCCGCGCGAACGGGTCGGAAGAGCTCGCGCCTTTCAAAATGATAAGGTCCCTGCAATATGTGCAGGATTCGGTGGTCCTCGGAGACCACTCGGCGATCGAGATGCAGCGCTTCATGCTGGGCGCGATCGACGAGCGTCTGCGCGCCGCCGATCCATCGGCCTTTCGTGATCCGCGCAACGTCGATGCGGCCCTCGTCTATGTCATGAGCGGCGGCAATCCCGCGACGCTCGATTTTCTTGCCGACCGCGATGTCGAGGGCAATTTCGATTCCCGCGTGACCGACGCGCTCAGGCAGTACCTCAACGGCAAGGGCCCGCTGATCGTCGAAAATCTGTCCAAGGCCGCCCCGGAATACAAGAACGCCCGCATCGGCCCCTACCTCTTCCTGATCCTCGGCAATGCCACGTCGCAGCAGGATCCCGTCGCCGCGATGAAATATTATGACTGGGCACGCCTGACGGCGCCGGGCACCATTATCGAGGAGGCAGCACTTCGTCGTTCCGCATCGCTTGCGGCGCAGG includes:
- a CDS encoding MotB family protein encodes the protein MSDESHHNGKNEIIIVKRSADGHDGHHGGSWKIAYADFMTAMMAFFLVMWLINAANEETKAAIAAYFNPVQLTDQKPSEKGLKDPAKDAQGEETQERSKVDGEQTKSGGSAKSGDQLTATSGEETKYSDADFFENPYSVLSEIAREVGHEANISIKGDGGAAQSGPATGASGGEAYRDPFDPDFWTKQVEVKDGGNTAESDVAAAANAALDSAVGQQAEAENPAKAEGETAKSPDAPGSEAEAKDRKEAEALKAEIEKEVGGEAGRLLEGLVVTPSEGGLLVTISEQTDQPMFAVGSAVPQKELVLAMEKIGRLLSGRQGAVVVRGHTDGRPFKDGTYDNWRLSAARAQSAYYMLVRGGLKEERVKQISGFADRRLQVPKDPYAPANRRIEILLQSEQG
- a CDS encoding flagellin — its product is MTSIMTNAAAMAALQTLRSINRNLEETQNRVSSGYRVETAADNAAYWSIATTMRSDNTALSTVQDALGLGAAKVDTAYAAMDTVIDLMSEVKAKLVAAREPGVDKDKINKELTQLKEQLVSAAQSASFSGENWLYNNATAAVGVKSVVASFNRSADGSVSVTTLDYDTSTSILVDVVDPARGMLTKAVDADALQPTPTGVPRNFFLIDAGAAPAGATEIEIDDTTTDAQLDDMISVVDELISQLTDSASTLGAITSRIEMQEGFVANLMDVIDKGVGRLVDADMNEESTRLKALQTQQQLGIQSLSIANTTSENILRLFQE
- a CDS encoding flagellin yields the protein MTSILTNTAAMAALQTLRAIDDSMETTQGRVSSGLRVGQAADNAAYWSIATTMRSDNMALSAVQDALGLGAAKVDTAYAAMESAIDVVKEIKAKVVAATEEGVDKAKIHEEIKQLQEQLMSIAQSASFSGENWVAGGVGTGTGTLDAAVVSAFVRDSNGAVSVKTTTYTLDGFTAGSMNLLFGGDATGAISATTGILGTIASSWTTVDFDTAVAGTTPAGAAVGAMSINTLNITSLTTAELAEALTLVEAGLQALTSAASELGSISMRIGLQEEFVSTLTDSIDSGIGRLVDADMNEESTRLKALQTQQQLAIQSLSIANTSSENILQLFRQ